The Arcobacter sp. LA11 nucleotide sequence CGCTATACATTCTATCAGAATAATAGATGAGTATGATTAAGTGTTATATCTTGTGATTATTCTCCATTTAAAACAGACATAATTATTGATCTGCTTGTTTTAAGTTCACTTGTTATCTTTGATATATTTATATCACCATTTTCGGTGTAATATTCTTCATTATCTAACATACTTAAAATAGTATCTTTCTTATCAAGTATCTCTTGAGATGTTTGTCTAGTCTGAAAAGTAAAATCTTCTTCACTCATAGTTTTAAGTGCTTCTAAATCTCTTTTTATAGTAGGTTCTGTAACGTTTAACTCTTTTGCTAAATCTTTAGGTTCTTCAATACCTCGTAAAATCAAATCTCGTAAAGCTATTCTTCTAGTTTTAATTTTACGTCTACGATGATAAGAGATTTTCATGATATATATTAGGATTAATCCACTGTTTTGATGTCTACAAGCTCAACAAAACAATCTTTCTTAAGTAGTTTTCTATTTGTAGCATCTTCTTCAACCAATGTAATAATATCAGCAAAATCATCTTTTAAAACAGTAAATGAATAATGTTCTTTGATTGTTTCAAGTTTAAAAGAATCATTTAGTTCAGAATCAATCTTAATATCAATATTACGATACCCTTTTGCAAATTCATTTTTAATAGCTTTAACTATTTTTTCATTCTTTAAAAGTTCTTCTAACTTAATAGATAGATTTAAATCCTTTTGAGTAACTACTTTATATGTAACTTCAATATTTCCATTCACAGTTTTTTCCTTCTTTTTGATTGTGATAACCTCAATTTTATTTATGGAAGTATACAAGAATAAAAGAGTGATGATTAAAAATATAACAGATAAAAAGGTTTTAAAAATTTTAAAAGATGATAAATTAAATTAAATTTACTTATTACTTTCATTCAAAAAATATAATATTTTAATATCTATTCCCAAGCTAAAGCTTGGAAATGAGTTAGAAATTCTATTTTTTATAATCATATTCAATAAGTCTATTAGCATAAGAATAAATATTATCCTCTTTTCCATTTTTTAAACGTTTCATAATTCTCTGAATAGGCCAAAAAACAATATTATTTTTTGTCCTAATCTTAATATTTATTTCACCTTTGGGATCGTCATCATTACCTATCCACTCACCTTCAATTTTTCTACGAATGACTTCCCCTACATAAGAACCCAATCCAAATAATCTACTTCCCAAATCCTTAGATAAAAAACCATCCTTTGTAGGAATCCCTTTTTTTGTGTTCTCATCAAAAAACCTATCGATTTCATTCAAACTTTCTATTGAAAAATCAGCTTTATATCCTGAGTCATTTAATGCCTTAGCCATCCATTTTGAATACGATATAGCATCTTTTGCAAGTTGACTATCATCAGCAACTAAGTTTAACACTAAAAGTAATACAAGAAATATTATTTTTTTCACTATACTTTCCTTTTCTAATAATATATTATATTTTATAATATTAATGTCACAATTTCTGTCACAAAATAGAAATATAAAAGAAATATTGAAATTTATTATAAAAATATAAAAAGTGATGTTATGAACATTAGATTTTGAAGTTTGTCAAGGCAAAGATTAATTTTTTCTCAGAGCATACACATAGTACATGAAAATAAAAAATCAATCTTCAACCCAAAACAAATTTAAAAAATAATAATTAAAACATCATCTTTTAAACATGATAATTTGGAGCTTCGTTTGTAATTGTTACATCATGCACGTGAGACTCTTTAAGTCCTGCACTTGTAATCTCAACAAACTCTGCAGTTTCTTGGAATATTGTAATAGTTCCAGAACCAAGGTATCCCATAGATGATCTTAATCCACCTGTCATTTGATGAATAATATCAGCGATAGAACCTCTATAGGCAACTCTACCTTCAATACCTTCTGGTACTAGCTTGTCAGCTGCTGTTCCTTCTTGGAAGTATCTATCAGTACTTCCTTTTGTCATAGCTCCAATAGAACCCATTCCTCTGTATGATTTAAATTTTCTTCCTTGGAATAAAATTAATTCACCTGGAGATTCATCAGTACCTGCTAGTGCAGAACCCATCATAACAGAACTTGCACCAACTGCTAATGCTTTTGCAACATCACCAGAGTATTTGATACCACCATCAGCGATAACTGGAATACCATGTTTAGCACCCTCTTCTGCACACTCATCAATAGCAGAAATTTGTGGAACACCAACACCTGCTACAATTCTTGTTGTACAAATTGAACCAGGTCCAATTCCAACTTTTACACAATCAGCTCCAGCTTCTATAAGTGCTTTTGTTCCTTCAGAAGTTGCAACATTTCCAGCAATAATATCTACATCAAGTTTTGACTTGATATCAGCAACTGAATCTAAAATACCCTTAGAGTGTCCATGAGCTGAATCTAATACTAAAACGTCAACACCAGCTTCTACTAATGCTTCTGCTCTATCTAATTGTCCTACACCAATTGCAGCACCAACGATTAGTCTTCCTAACTCATCTTTTGAAGCATTTGGGTATTCTCTTTTTTTATTAATATCTTTGATTGTAATAAGACCAATAAGTTTGTTATTATCATCAACAATTGGTAGCTTTTCAATTTTATTTGCATGCATAACATCAGCAGCTTCATCTAATGTTGTACCTTCTTTTGCAGTGATTAATGGCATCATTGTCATCTTTTCACTAACTTTTTTAGAGAAGTCTTTAGTAAATCTCATATCTCTGTTTGTAACAATTCCTAATAAAACTTTATTATCATCTACTACTGGAACTCCAGAGATTTTGTATGAAGCCATAATATCTTCAGCATCTTGAAGAGTTTGATCCATTTTAATTGTAATTGGATCGATAATCATACCTGATTCAGATTTTTTTACTTTTTTTACCTGTAAAGCTTGTGTATCAATATCCATATTTTTATGAATAATTCCAATTCCACCAAGTCTTGCCATTGCAATTGCAGCTTCATATTCTGTTACAGTATCCATCGCAGCAGAAACAAATGGAATATTTAGTGTAATATTTTTTGTTAATTTTGTTTGTAAAGACACTTCTTTTGGCAAAATCTCTGATTTTGCAGGTACTAATAAAACATCTTCAAATGTTAGGGCTCTTTTTCTAATTCTCATATAATATTCCTTTCAATTATTTACTGTAGTTAACAGCTTTTTCTAATGCTAACGCACCATCAAACATCGTTTGCTCATCATAAGCACGACCTATAAGTTGTAATCCTATTGGCATACCATCTTCATCCTTATCAATAGGAAGTGAAATAGCTGGCAAACCAGCTAAGTTTACTGAAATTGTGTAAATATCACTTAGGTACATTTCGAGTGAAGTTTTAAAGCTTCCAAACTCAGGAGCTGTGGTTGGAGCAACTGGAGAAAGAATTAAATCCGCATCTTTAAAAATTGCTTCATATTCATCTTTAATTAGATGTCTTACTTTTTGAGCTTTAATATAATATGCATCATAGTACCCAGAACTTAATACAAAAGAACCTAGCATGATTCTTTTTTGTACTTCATCACCAAATCCTTGTGATTTAGTTTGGATATACATATCTTTTAATCCACTCTCACCTTTTCTATTTCCATATCTTACACCATCAAATCTTGAAAGATTTGCAGATGCTTCTGCTGTTGCAACGATATAATAAGATGAAAGAATTTTATCAGTGTCAAGCATATTTTTGTGAACAATTTCATGTCCAGCATCTTCATATGCTTTTACTGCTTTTTCAAATGCAGCTTTGATTGCAGGACTTGCTTGCTCTACAAAATTATCAATAACTGCTATTTTTAATTTTTTTTCTGAGTTTAGTTTTGGAGCTACTGCTTCATAATTTACATTTGCAGAAGTAGAATCCATTGAATCATGGCCAGAAATAATATCATATAAAATTGCTGCATCTTCAACATTTTGTGTAATTGGTCCACATTGGTCTAAAGATGACGAATAAGCAGTAATACCATATCTAGAAACTCTCCCATAAGTTGGTTTCATACCAACTACACCACAATATGCAGCAGGTTGTCTAACTGAACCACCAGTATCCGTTCCTAAAGCAGCAACTGCAATACCAGCAGCAACTGCAGCAGCACTACCACCAGAACTTCC carries:
- a CDS encoding HTH domain-containing protein, encoding MKISYHRRRKIKTRRIALRDLILRGIEEPKDLAKELNVTEPTIKRDLEALKTMSEEDFTFQTRQTSQEILDKKDTILSMLDNEEYYTENGDINISKITSELKTSRSIIMSVLNGE
- the guaB gene encoding IMP dehydrogenase; translation: MRIRKRALTFEDVLLVPAKSEILPKEVSLQTKLTKNITLNIPFVSAAMDTVTEYEAAIAMARLGGIGIIHKNMDIDTQALQVKKVKKSESGMIIDPITIKMDQTLQDAEDIMASYKISGVPVVDDNKVLLGIVTNRDMRFTKDFSKKVSEKMTMMPLITAKEGTTLDEAADVMHANKIEKLPIVDDNNKLIGLITIKDINKKREYPNASKDELGRLIVGAAIGVGQLDRAEALVEAGVDVLVLDSAHGHSKGILDSVADIKSKLDVDIIAGNVATSEGTKALIEAGADCVKVGIGPGSICTTRIVAGVGVPQISAIDECAEEGAKHGIPVIADGGIKYSGDVAKALAVGASSVMMGSALAGTDESPGELILFQGRKFKSYRGMGSIGAMTKGSTDRYFQEGTAADKLVPEGIEGRVAYRGSIADIIHQMTGGLRSSMGYLGSGTITIFQETAEFVEITSAGLKESHVHDVTITNEAPNYHV
- the gatA gene encoding Asp-tRNA(Asn)/Glu-tRNA(Gln) amidotransferase subunit GatA, which gives rise to MITLKEALKLNSDDIKKLRENLALKIKENDTGAYVEQLTNSDVTTSGEGIPIAIKDIINVKEWNITCCSNILKGYVSPYDATVIKNLRENGLSPFGRANMDEFAMGSSTDTSCYGKTLNPHNPNKTAGGSSGGSAAAVAAGIAVAALGTDTGGSVRQPAAYCGVVGMKPTYGRVSRYGITAYSSSLDQCGPITQNVEDAAILYDIISGHDSMDSTSANVNYEAVAPKLNSEKKLKIAVIDNFVEQASPAIKAAFEKAVKAYEDAGHEIVHKNMLDTDKILSSYYIVATAEASANLSRFDGVRYGNRKGESGLKDMYIQTKSQGFGDEVQKRIMLGSFVLSSGYYDAYYIKAQKVRHLIKDEYEAIFKDADLILSPVAPTTAPEFGSFKTSLEMYLSDIYTISVNLAGLPAISLPIDKDEDGMPIGLQLIGRAYDEQTMFDGALALEKAVNYSK